AAAACGAAAATGAGAAGAAGCAATTTATGCGCTTCTTCATCAGAGATGTAAAGAACAGAATAACCGAGATATCTTCCAAGTATATACTCCCTGATGAGAAGACATTTGATTTTGGCCTGATGTATGTTCCTGCTGAGTCACTCTTTTCTGAGATTACACGCGATTCTACAATCAGCAATTTTGCTAAAGCAAAAAAAGTAATACCTGTCTCGCCGAATACCTTTTACGCATATCTGCAGGCAATATGTCATGGTCTAAAAGGACTAACCATCCAGCGCAATATCGTAAAGATTATGAGAGAATTAGGCAAGGTAACTGGCGAATTCTCTAAGTTTAAAGGAGAATTTTCTGTACTAGGCGGCCATATTCGCAATGCCAAACAGAAATTCGACGATGCCCAGTTACGCTTGGATAGATTCGGCGATAAATTAATTAGTACGCATAATATTAAGGCCATAAAAGATGAAGCAGACGGGGCCTAATTTTTCCTCCAGAGATAAGATTTTAGAAGAAATAGATGGCGGATATCAATTTAGATGCTTTAAAGACAACGGCGTTATTGGTTTATTTACGGCCGAGAGAAAAGACTATAGATTCTCAAAGCAAGCTATCTTGAATCGCCAGAGCCTGCTTGAAAAATTAAATTTAGATTCTTCAAGAGTAGTCCATTTTGAGCAAGAGCATTCTTCTGATGTAGTTTGTGTTGATGATTTCAGGTTGAGGCAAACAAGCGGGCATAGACTAGTATGCGCTGATGGCCTGATCAGTAGTCTAAAGAATTTAGCTTTAGCTGTTTTTATCGCAGATTGTCTGGCAGTTTATTTTTTGGATCCTCGCAAGAGAGTAATAGGTTTAGCGCACGCAGGTTGGCGGGGAACCCTGCAGGAGATTTGCAAAAATCTGATTCAGCTTTTATCTGTTCGCTTCCAATCCGCCAGTAAGGATTTAATCGTTACCTTTAGTCCTGCAATTCGCAGTTGTTGTTATGAGGTAGGTCCTGAGGTAGCTAAATTCTTTAAAGATAGCGTCAGAGAGAAAAATGATAAATCGTTTTTGGACTTGGCGGCTGAAAATAAAAGGCAGATTATAGAGGCTGGGGTGCAACCAGAAAACATCATTGATTCTGAAATATGCACTTGCTGTAAAGGGAAAGAGTTTTTTTCTTATAGGAAGGAAGGTAAAAAAGCAGGGCGGATGATGGCCCTGATGCTACTAGTTTAAGATGTAGATAAGAGGTGGATAAATGTCTAAGGCATTGATAATTTATTATTCCCGTTCTGGTAATACGGCTAAGATGGCCCAAGAGATTGCAGCAGGAATAAAAGAAGAAGGGATTGAGGTAGATATAAAAAAGATTAACGAGGTAAAGCCAGAAATGCTTTTTGATTATGATGCGATAATTATAGGTTCGCCGACTTACTATGGTTCTATGGCAGCACAGATAAAGAGCCTACTGGATGAAACTGTTAGATTTCATGGCAAGCTCGATGCTAAGATAGGAGCAGCATTTTCCTCTGCAGCTAACATTGGTGGTGGCAACGAAACTACAATCCTGGATATATTACATGCCATGCTCATACACGGGATGATTATTCAAGGTGATCCTTCTGGTGATCACTATGGAACAGTTGCAATTAATAAGCCTGATAGCCGCAGTCAAAAGGGGTGTTTGCGTCAGGGAAAACGTATAGCAGGACTGATTAAACGTCTTAAATAGTGTTAGCTAAAATAAAGGATGAGACAATGAGTAAATACAGCCTTATTTTCGTAACAGTGCCAGACAAAAGGCATGCTAAAAAGATAGCTCGCGCCCTGCTTAAGGAAAGACTTGCTGCCTGCGTAAACATTATAAACAGCTTGGAATCTTTCTTCTGGTGGCAGGGTAAGATTGATAGGGCTTCTGAATCACTTTTGATTATCAAAACTAAGAAACAATTATTTTCGAAGATCTCTAAACTGGTAACTAAGTTACACCCTTATGATACACCGGAAGTAATTTCTCTTTCTCTAGAGAAGATTATTCCACGTTACCGTCGGTGGCTAGATGCAAGTATCTCTAAATCCTCTTAGTTTCATAACCGTATTTTTTTATGGGGTGCTAGTAAGTTTTTCTCCCTGTATTTATCCTTTTATCCCTATTACCCTTTCCTATATCGGAGCAAAAGGCTCTTCTTCTAAGATAAGAGGTTTTTACCTTAGTCTGGTCTATGCGATTGGGTTGGCCTTTGCCTTTTCTGTTTTAGGCACTCTAGCAGCATTGAGCGGAAAGGTCTTTGGCACCTTTACTCAAAGTGCCTATTTTTATTTACTTATTGCTAATATCTATATATTATTAGGACTAAGCCTACTTGGAGTTATAAATTTTCCCTCTAAGAATATTGCCTTCTTTGGCAATATGGCCAATAAACTATCTGCAGCCAGAGGTCTGATTGGGATATTTCTGTTAGGCCTACTTTCAGGTGTAGTTGTTAGTCCTTGTGCTGTAGCATTTCTGGGAGCGATTCTCGCGTCTATAGCAAAAGAAAGGAGTATTTTTTTAGGAATTAGTTTGCTTTCTTGTTTTGCCCTGGGCATGAGTTCTTTATTGATCCTTGCCGGCACCTTTGGTAGTATCCTGTATTCCTTACCTAAGTCCGGCCTCTGGAATGAAAGATTGAAAAAAGCAGGCGGTCTTATATTAATAGTCGGGGGAGAATATTTTTTAATAACTGCCGGCTTCTTACTATGAAGGAGATAAATAAACCTATAATGAAAAAAGCCCAAATCTTATTTTTTGTTATTTTTTTCCTGTCTCTACCCTTAATTAAAATAGGTTATGCAGATACAGTTGCTGCACCTGATTTCACATTAGGAGATATGAATGGTCAAGATTTTACTCTTTCTGATTTTAAAGGTAAACAGAAGGTGCTTCTTTTCTTCTGGGCAACATGGTGTTTTCATTGTCGCCAGGCCTTAAAAGAAATAAATCAGAAAAAATCAGATTATAAGATAGTAACTATCAATATCGGCGAACCTAAAGACAGGGTTAAGGAATTTCTTGCGAAAAACAACTATGATGTTTACACATTGCTTGATGAGAAGAATAAAGTGGCCTTTTCTTATTTTATCTTTGCAGTACCGACCTTTGTTTTAATTGATAAAGATCTTACAATCGAGTATATGGATCATGTCTTTCCACCCGATTTAGATTAGGGCTAGGTTCATAATTTATTAGCGCAAATGAAAAAAGCCAAGTTAGATTTTTATCCTAAGTGTTCAGCTTCTGCTATTGGAAGTCTTCCCTTTATCAGCCCCCAAGAGGCAGTCGAGGCTGTGTTTGGCGCTGGTCTTGAGATTCCTTTTTGGCCTCAATTGCCAAAAAGAGACTTCCGAGAAGGTATGCTATTTCAATTTATCGAGAATTTAAGTTTTTTGAATATAAAAGATAAATCAATCGTACTTAGTGATGGTTATAACCGCAACCTGGAGCATGTTTTTGAAGCGATAATAAAGAAAGACTTAGATTTTTTTTCTATTAGTAATGAGTATGCAGCAGGCTTAGTTGAGTTTCTAGATTATCTAAAAAAGAAAAATCCGGATGTTGAATTTATCAAGGGTCAGATCACCGGTCCATTTACCCTTGCCTCGCAGATTAAGGCCCCAGATGGCAACAGCCTGCTTTTTGATGCACAACTCTTGGATGCCGTAGTTTCAGGGCTGGCAATGAAGGCAGCCTGGCAGATAAGGGAATTTAAGCGGCTGAAAAGACGTGGCATCATTTTTATTGATGAGCCCTATCTTGCCTGTTTTGGTTCAGGTTTTACTCCTGTTAACCGCAAGGATGTGGTTGAAATTATAAACCGTCTTATCCAGACCATAGAAGAGCCAGAGTGTCTAATCGGCTTGCACTGTTGCTCTAATACAGACTGGTCACTTCTATTAGAGACAGATATTGATATTATAAGTTTTGATGCCTTTTCTTATTTTGAGCGCTTTAGTCTTTATCCTAGAGAGCTAAAAGACTTCTTAGGAAAGGGCGGCGCAATTGCCTGGGGTATTGTTCCGACATCGGAATTTAACTCTAATATTAGCAGCGAGGATCTAGTTGCTAAATTCGAAGAAGGCCTGACTAGTTTAGAAGCTAAGGGATTGGATAAGAAGGAGCTTATCAACAGCTCACTTATTACTCCCAGTTGCGGTATGGGTTCATTATCTGGCGGAGATTGCGAGTTAATATTGAAGCTACTTTGTCAAACCTCAAGGCGTCTGAAGGAGAGATTTTCTCTTTCTTAATCAGCCTTGATGCCTTCCTATTCTGGACTAAATCGTTCTAAATTAATTAATGTTTACCTCTAAGTTGGTCGTCAAAATGGCAAAAAATAGCATAGAAAGTAAATGAGAAGAGAAGAACAGCAGTTAAGGCAAGAGATCATCAAAATAGGCAAAAGGCTGTATGATTTGCGTCTGGTGGTAGCTAAGGGCGGTAACTTAAGCGCAAGCCTGGGTAGTGATTTAATTTTAATAACCGCAAGCGGCTGCTGTCTAGGCCAACTTAAAGAAAAGGATATTTTGAAGGTTAACCTTACTCAGGCTCGAAGTATCGAGGATAAGGCCTTGACTACAGAATTTTCTTTGCATAGTTTAATTTATAAAAATTTTAAATTTAAAACAGTAATCCATTGTCATCCACCTTTAATTAATGCCTATTATTCAGTTAATGATAGCTTAGAGAATATAACCTTTGAGAGTAAATTGTTTTTAGGTAAAGTGCCTCAAGTCAAACAGGCTACGCCTAATATAAGCCAGCCTCAAGATGTAATTGAGGTATTAAGGCTTAGCAATATCGTGGTTATTAAAAATCACGGAGTTGTTTGTATGCATGAGAGTTTTGATGAGGCATTTTATCTGATTGAAGAATTAGAAGAGGCTGTGAGAACAGCCGCAGTTGCTAGACTTTTTAAAAAAGAGAATTTGAATCTTCTCAACCAGCAGCTTAAACAGACATTATCACCCCCTAAGTCAAAATCTAGGTATGATATGTTTACTAGAGAGCACATAGAGGCAATCCTAGATCTAGTAAAGAATGACGAATTTATCTTAAAGAAAGGTAAGGAGCTGGATTTGACCTTAGGGCTTGCTATGAAGGTTGAAGGAGAAGATGAAGTCTATAAATTTCATTTTGAACAGGGCAAGGTCAAGGGCCTAGAGTTTGATGATAATACACCTTTTGTAATCTCAGCACCACAAGAGGTCTGGAGATTGATATTTCAAGGCCAACTCGATCCCTTTGTTGCAATTACGCAAGGCAAGATGAGGTTAAAGGGTGGCTTAGGCAGGCTTTCGCGCTGGTATGAACCTTTGAGTCGTCTGTTTGAATTATTTAAAGCGATAAGCCTTAAATAATAGTTTTTTTCTTGACAAAAGAGGCAGGCACCCCTATATTAATAACATTGTGCTAAGTTTAGTGCCCGTCTGATTTTTATCTTAACCCATAGAGAGATATAATGAAAGAAATACGTATTCATGCCCGTGCCGGCCAAGGTGCAATAACTACTGCCACAATCCTAGGTCATGCCTATTTTGCTGAAGGCAAATTTCCCTATGCATTTCCTCATTTTGGTGCTGCAAGGATGGGGGCGCCGATGAATGCCTTTGTGCGCGTAGATGAAAAGAAGGTACGCTTGCGCTCTCAGGTTTATGAGCCAGACTTTTTAATTATTGCAGATGCTACTTTAATGCGCGGATTTAATTGTTTTACAGGATTTAAGCCCGGCGGTATAGCCGTCATTAATGAGCAAGAAAAATACGAGATTAAAGAGATAAAGGATGATCAGAAGGTCTTCTTTGTGCCGGCAAACAATATTGCCAGGGAGACTATAGGAAGGCCTATTGTCAATACTACACTTTTAGGAGCCTTTGCTGCTGCCTCGGGTGAATTTAAATTAGAGTCTTTAATTGAAGCAATAAATAAACGTTTTAGCGACAAGTTAGCCGAAGTAAATATTGCTGCTGCCAAAAAAGGTTTTGAATACATAAAGAACAATTCCTGAATTGCAACTACTATTTTAGGTAAGGAGAATTGATGTTTGGTCCAAGAGTAAGTAAAGCTGGCTCAGGCCTAAGGCATAAGACAGGTGCTTGGCGCACAGAAAAAAAACCGAAATTTCTCAAAAAAAATTGTATTGCCTGCAGGATGTGTGTGATGATTTGTCCTGAAGGCTGTATTACAGGTAAGGAAAAGAATACTTTTATTTGTGATTATAATTATTGCAAGGGTTGCGGAAACTGCGTAGCAATCTGTCCTAAGAAAGACATTATTATGGTTAAGGAGGCGGAGAAACTCTGATGAGGCAGTTCCTGGAGGGTTCACAGGCAGTCGCTGAAAGCGTAAAATTGTGCAGACCAGGTGTTATATCTGCATATCCGATTACACCCCAGACACATATTGTCGAAGGCTTAGCGCAGATGGTTGCTGACGGAGATTTAAAAGCCCAATTTATTAATGTCGAGAGCGAACATTCAGCGGCTAGTTTAGTTTTAGGTGCCAGCGCTACAGGTGCACGAGCCTTTACTGCGACTAGCTCTCAAGGTCTGCTTTTGATGGCTGAGGTATTGTTTAACATTGCTGGTATGCGTCTACCTTTAGTATTGACTTGTGCTAACCGTTCAGTGTCTGCGCCTATAAATATTTGGAATGACCACCAGGATGCAGTAACTGTGCGTGACAGCGGTTGGATTCAGTTCTGGGCAGAGGATATACAGGATGTTATAGATCTACATATCCAGGCATACCGATTGAGTGAGGATAGCCGCGTTTATTTGCCAGTTATGGTGAATATGGATGGTTACATTTTAACCCATGGCCTTGAGGTTGCAGATCTACCCAGCCAGAAAGATGTGGATAAATTCCTGCCCGCTTATAATCCGTCCTATAAATTAGATGTAGAGAATCCTATGACCTTAGGATTTTTGGCTACTCCTGATTATTATATGGAGACACGTTTTGCCATTGCTAAAACACTCTCAGATACCTTAGAGATAATCCCGGAAATTGCCAAAGGATTTAAGAAGGTATTTGGCAGAGAAAGCGGTGGATTACTGCAGGCCTACAGATGTGAAGATGCTGAGGTAGTTCTTGTGGCCAAGGGTTCACTAATAGGCACGATTAAAGATACTGTTGATGATTTAAGAGCCGAAGGTAAAAAAGTAGGCGTCCTAAAACTGATTACCTACCGGCCTTTTCCAGCTAAGGCTATTTGTGATTGCCTGGCTAAAATTCCCAATATAGGCGTAGTTGAAAAATCTATTTCTCTGGGAGCAACCGGGCCATTGTATGCAGATATAACCTCAGTTCTTCCTAAAGAAACCAAACGCAATATTGGCGGTTTTGTTATTGGATTGGGTGGTAGAGATATTAAAAAGCGCGATATACGAGAGATTTTCGATAGATTAATCGAAAGTCCAAATCCCTGTCAGTTTATCGGCATAAAGGGAGATTTACTAAAGGAAGATTCTAAGAATGAGTAAAGCCTTATTTACTTCAGGACATTCTGCTTGTGCTGGATGCGGCCAGGCAATAGCAGCGCGTTTAGTTGTTGAGGCCACAGGTGAGAATACTATTATTGCTAATAATACAGGATGTCTGGAAGTATTCTCCACTGCTTATCCCCAGAGCTGCTGGAATGTTCCTTGGATACATTCTCTATTCGAGAATGCTGCTGCAGTCTCCAGCGGCATTGAGGCAGCATTAATATATTTAGGCAAAAAAGAAGGCACGACTGTAATCAGCCAGGCCGGAGACGGAGGAACAGCAGATATCGGCCTGCAGGCACTTTCAGGTATGTGGGAGAGAGGCCATGATATCTTAAGTATCTGCTATGACAATGAGGCCTACATGAACACCGGTATACAACGCAGTGGCCTGACACCATTTGATAGTAATACTACAACCAGCCCTCCAGGTAAAGAGTCCTTTGGCAATCCTAAACCAAAAAAGAACGTCTTAGAAATTGCTGTTGCTCATGGAATTCCTTATGTCGCTACTGCCTCTATAGGATACCCTGCAGATTTGACTCGTAAGATTAAGAAGGCAAAAACTA
This window of the Candidatus Omnitrophota bacterium genome carries:
- a CDS encoding sulfite exporter TauE/SafE family protein encodes the protein MQVSLNPLSFITVFFYGVLVSFSPCIYPFIPITLSYIGAKGSSSKIRGFYLSLVYAIGLAFAFSVLGTLAALSGKVFGTFTQSAYFYLLIANIYILLGLSLLGVINFPSKNIAFFGNMANKLSAARGLIGIFLLGLLSGVVVSPCAVAFLGAILASIAKERSIFLGISLLSCFALGMSSLLILAGTFGSILYSLPKSGLWNERLKKAGGLILIVGGEYFLITAGFLL
- a CDS encoding pyruvate ferredoxin oxidoreductase is translated as MSKALFTSGHSACAGCGQAIAARLVVEATGENTIIANNTGCLEVFSTAYPQSCWNVPWIHSLFENAAAVSSGIEAALIYLGKKEGTTVISQAGDGGTADIGLQALSGMWERGHDILSICYDNEAYMNTGIQRSGLTPFDSNTTTSPPGKESFGNPKPKKNVLEIAVAHGIPYVATASIGYPADLTRKIKKAKTITGPKYIQIHVPCPLGWRHEPGATYEIAKLAVETGLYPLVEFENGKLTGKKRLTAPKPVEEYMKLQGRFKHILKSTDETAKVQAIANANIERYQLKD
- a CDS encoding 2-oxoacid:acceptor oxidoreductase family protein, with protein sequence MKEIRIHARAGQGAITTATILGHAYFAEGKFPYAFPHFGAARMGAPMNAFVRVDEKKVRLRSQVYEPDFLIIADATLMRGFNCFTGFKPGGIAVINEQEKYEIKEIKDDQKVFFVPANNIARETIGRPIVNTTLLGAFAAASGEFKLESLIEAINKRFSDKLAEVNIAAAKKGFEYIKNNS
- a CDS encoding divalent-cation tolerance protein CutA; translation: MSKYSLIFVTVPDKRHAKKIARALLKERLAACVNIINSLESFFWWQGKIDRASESLLIIKTKKQLFSKISKLVTKLHPYDTPEVISLSLEKIIPRYRRWLDASISKSS
- a CDS encoding NAD(P)H-dependent oxidoreductase, giving the protein MSKALIIYYSRSGNTAKMAQEIAAGIKEEGIEVDIKKINEVKPEMLFDYDAIIIGSPTYYGSMAAQIKSLLDETVRFHGKLDAKIGAAFSSAANIGGGNETTILDILHAMLIHGMIIQGDPSGDHYGTVAINKPDSRSQKGCLRQGKRIAGLIKRLK
- a CDS encoding 4Fe-4S binding protein, which produces MFGPRVSKAGSGLRHKTGAWRTEKKPKFLKKNCIACRMCVMICPEGCITGKEKNTFICDYNYCKGCGNCVAICPKKDIIMVKEAEKL
- a CDS encoding class II aldolase/adducin family protein, giving the protein MRREEQQLRQEIIKIGKRLYDLRLVVAKGGNLSASLGSDLILITASGCCLGQLKEKDILKVNLTQARSIEDKALTTEFSLHSLIYKNFKFKTVIHCHPPLINAYYSVNDSLENITFESKLFLGKVPQVKQATPNISQPQDVIEVLRLSNIVVIKNHGVVCMHESFDEAFYLIEELEEAVRTAAVARLFKKENLNLLNQQLKQTLSPPKSKSRYDMFTREHIEAILDLVKNDEFILKKGKELDLTLGLAMKVEGEDEVYKFHFEQGKVKGLEFDDNTPFVISAPQEVWRLIFQGQLDPFVAITQGKMRLKGGLGRLSRWYEPLSRLFELFKAISLK
- a CDS encoding TlpA family protein disulfide reductase encodes the protein MKKAQILFFVIFFLSLPLIKIGYADTVAAPDFTLGDMNGQDFTLSDFKGKQKVLLFFWATWCFHCRQALKEINQKKSDYKIVTINIGEPKDRVKEFLAKNNYDVYTLLDEKNKVAFSYFIFAVPTFVLIDKDLTIEYMDHVFPPDLD
- the porA gene encoding pyruvate ferredoxin oxidoreductase, with the translated sequence MRQFLEGSQAVAESVKLCRPGVISAYPITPQTHIVEGLAQMVADGDLKAQFINVESEHSAASLVLGASATGARAFTATSSQGLLLMAEVLFNIAGMRLPLVLTCANRSVSAPINIWNDHQDAVTVRDSGWIQFWAEDIQDVIDLHIQAYRLSEDSRVYLPVMVNMDGYILTHGLEVADLPSQKDVDKFLPAYNPSYKLDVENPMTLGFLATPDYYMETRFAIAKTLSDTLEIIPEIAKGFKKVFGRESGGLLQAYRCEDAEVVLVAKGSLIGTIKDTVDDLRAEGKKVGVLKLITYRPFPAKAICDCLAKIPNIGVVEKSISLGATGPLYADITSVLPKETKRNIGGFVIGLGGRDIKKRDIREIFDRLIESPNPCQFIGIKGDLLKEDSKNE
- the pgeF gene encoding peptidoglycan editing factor PgeF — encoded protein: MKQTGPNFSSRDKILEEIDGGYQFRCFKDNGVIGLFTAERKDYRFSKQAILNRQSLLEKLNLDSSRVVHFEQEHSSDVVCVDDFRLRQTSGHRLVCADGLISSLKNLALAVFIADCLAVYFLDPRKRVIGLAHAGWRGTLQEICKNLIQLLSVRFQSASKDLIVTFSPAIRSCCYEVGPEVAKFFKDSVREKNDKSFLDLAAENKRQIIEAGVQPENIIDSEICTCCKGKEFFSYRKEGKKAGRMMALMLLV